A region of Moorena producens PAL-8-15-08-1 DNA encodes the following proteins:
- a CDS encoding PstS family phosphate ABC transporter substrate-binding protein, translating to MNLKKNSWKLAGLFALVASTVALVAPTVNSQGTPTVKIDGSSTVYPITEAVAEEFQDLKKNQVRVTVGISGTGGGFKKFCIGETDISDASRPIKEKEEKLCAANGIEYMAIPVAYDAITVVVNNNNTWATKLTVDELNKIWAPESEGTVSTWNQVNSAWPNQPLVLYGPGADSGTFDYFTKKVNGKSGASRTDYTPSEDDNVLVQGVSTDPKALAYFGLSYYLENKDKLKAVAINEVEPSLTTVRNGTYTPLSRPIFIYVNKNAVKRPEVSDFVSYYLQNAERLVTEVKSVPLSSADYAKSLAELEVLVGSGN from the coding sequence ATGAATTTGAAAAAAAATAGCTGGAAGCTAGCTGGCTTGTTTGCCCTAGTAGCATCAACTGTTGCGTTAGTGGCACCTACAGTTAACTCTCAAGGTACACCCACCGTCAAAATTGATGGGTCTAGCACCGTTTACCCGATTACTGAAGCTGTAGCGGAAGAGTTTCAGGATCTCAAAAAAAATCAGGTACGAGTAACCGTTGGTATTTCTGGAACTGGTGGCGGTTTTAAGAAATTCTGTATCGGAGAAACCGACATATCTGACGCTTCTCGACCAATTAAGGAGAAAGAGGAGAAACTCTGTGCTGCCAATGGCATTGAGTATATGGCCATTCCAGTGGCATACGATGCCATTACCGTCGTAGTCAACAATAACAATACTTGGGCTACAAAACTTACGGTTGACGAACTCAATAAAATCTGGGCACCTGAGTCTGAGGGGACTGTGAGCACCTGGAATCAAGTAAATTCCGCTTGGCCAAACCAGCCCCTAGTTCTGTACGGTCCTGGTGCAGACTCTGGAACCTTTGACTACTTCACTAAAAAGGTTAACGGCAAGTCTGGTGCTAGCCGCACCGATTACACCCCTAGTGAAGATGACAACGTTTTGGTTCAAGGTGTATCAACGGATCCAAAAGCCCTGGCATACTTCGGTCTTTCCTACTATCTAGAAAACAAAGACAAGCTTAAGGCTGTTGCTATCAATGAGGTAGAACCTTCTCTGACAACGGTACGTAACGGGACTTACACCCCCCTATCCCGACCAATCTTCATCTATGTCAACAAAAACGCTGTTAAGCGTCCCGAGGTAAGTGATTTTGTGAGCTATTACCTCCAAAATGCTGAGCGATTAGTCACTGAGGTTAAGTCGGTGCCTCTATCCTCCGCAGACTATGCCAAATCCCTGGCAGAGTTAGAGGTTCTAGTCGGTAGCGGTAACTAA
- the pstC gene encoding phosphate ABC transporter permease subunit PstC: MTEKLIRLNQTKQLSPKLIRNLRERGIEILLFLAALSSVATMAAIIFFLLRESLAFFKEVSLIDFLTDTKWTPMFLDKHYGILPLISGTLVTATTALLLAIPTGTIAAIYLSEFAPPTLREVVKPGLELLAAIPTVVYGYFALLVVSPLLRNIFTELPVFNMLSAGLVMGLMIIPFISSISEDAMRAVPVELREGSYAMGATRLQTAWNVVFPAAISGIASSYILGASRAVGETMIVAIAAGLQPKIAWNPLDQAATITAYIVQVSLGDLPHGTLEYQTIFAAGLTLVLMTLVLNIIGHFLAKRYREIY; the protein is encoded by the coding sequence ATGACCGAAAAACTGATCCGACTTAACCAGACCAAACAACTCTCACCAAAATTAATTCGCAATTTGCGAGAAAGAGGGATTGAAATACTATTGTTTTTGGCGGCATTATCTTCAGTCGCCACTATGGCAGCAATTATCTTTTTCCTGCTTAGGGAATCTCTGGCATTTTTCAAGGAAGTCTCATTAATTGATTTCCTCACTGATACCAAATGGACACCGATGTTTCTAGATAAACACTACGGGATTTTGCCATTGATATCAGGAACCCTAGTAACCGCTACGACTGCTCTCCTACTTGCTATCCCCACAGGAACTATTGCTGCGATTTACCTAAGTGAATTTGCTCCTCCTACATTACGAGAAGTAGTAAAACCAGGTTTGGAACTTTTAGCAGCAATTCCTACAGTGGTTTATGGTTATTTTGCCCTTCTGGTGGTTAGCCCTCTTCTGCGCAATATTTTTACTGAATTGCCGGTTTTTAATATGCTAAGTGCCGGTCTAGTCATGGGTTTGATGATTATTCCCTTTATTAGTTCCATTAGTGAAGATGCCATGCGAGCGGTTCCGGTAGAGTTACGGGAAGGGTCTTATGCTATGGGAGCAACTCGCTTACAGACAGCATGGAACGTTGTGTTTCCTGCTGCTATTTCAGGCATTGCCTCATCCTACATCCTAGGAGCATCAAGGGCTGTAGGGGAAACGATGATTGTTGCGATCGCAGCAGGCTTACAACCCAAAATAGCTTGGAATCCCCTAGACCAAGCCGCTACAATAACTGCTTACATCGTCCAGGTAAGTCTTGGAGATTTGCCTCATGGTACTCTAGAATACCAGACCATTTTTGCGGCTGGACTAACCTTAGTGTTAATGACTCTAGTGCTAAACATCATCGGACATTTCTTAGCTAAGCGTTATCGAGAAATTTATTAG